Proteins encoded in a region of the Streptomyces sp. NBC_00258 genome:
- a CDS encoding polysaccharide biosynthesis protein — MSDDTIRLVTIGRIFRRRGRLLAVLAMVGALVGYGASVVFPPRYTTSASVLLPGQWEERALLTQVDIATSSTVVDRAAARLDWPDVSGAELRDQVSAKAADGNIVRISGTADTPERAQQLSDQVARQFVGFAARIAGGSTDSAAAAEPEELRQQVEETNRRISDLAEAADPGQSVESVQTRTALEKLRTSLEEAMTKLDQADPAANMAGMVVMGPAARPTGEAPPTRMQLIVAGALLFFLLAVVGHLTAARMNRRLRGEPEIAAALGSALLGTVDVPDERRAHRPETRGPRVSIRRLLRIDTRWDVPTPQRSGDEAGRRIRYRRVCARLRDRLPVPRRLLAVVPDGDEIARRAAEQLVAEAEGDPLLRVVEVSVDRPMVPDSGTESGALVVLSAGSWTKEELAGLAEACADGRHEVVGIVVAGPVLARPTRSADGPPDSAAPALAVRDHATGGPV; from the coding sequence TTGAGCGATGACACGATACGTCTGGTCACGATCGGGCGGATTTTCCGTCGGCGCGGGCGGCTTCTCGCCGTCCTCGCCATGGTGGGCGCGCTCGTCGGCTACGGCGCCTCGGTGGTGTTCCCGCCGCGGTACACGACGTCGGCATCGGTTCTGCTGCCGGGGCAGTGGGAAGAGCGCGCGCTGCTGACCCAGGTGGACATCGCGACCAGTTCGACGGTGGTCGACCGCGCGGCCGCCAGGCTCGACTGGCCGGACGTCAGCGGTGCCGAGCTACGGGATCAGGTGAGCGCCAAGGCCGCCGACGGGAACATCGTCAGGATCTCGGGTACGGCCGACACCCCGGAGCGCGCGCAGCAGCTCTCCGACCAGGTGGCCCGGCAGTTCGTCGGATTCGCCGCGCGGATAGCAGGCGGCAGCACCGACTCCGCAGCGGCCGCAGAGCCCGAGGAGCTGCGGCAGCAGGTGGAGGAGACCAACCGCCGCATCAGCGACCTGGCCGAGGCGGCCGATCCGGGGCAGAGCGTGGAGAGCGTGCAGACCCGCACCGCGCTCGAGAAGCTGCGCACCTCGCTGGAGGAGGCCATGACGAAGCTGGACCAGGCCGACCCGGCAGCCAACATGGCGGGCATGGTCGTCATGGGTCCGGCGGCCCGGCCGACCGGCGAGGCGCCGCCGACGAGGATGCAGCTCATCGTCGCCGGGGCACTGCTGTTCTTCCTGCTCGCGGTCGTCGGCCATCTCACTGCCGCACGGATGAATCGTCGGCTGCGCGGCGAACCGGAGATCGCCGCGGCGCTGGGTTCGGCGCTCCTCGGCACCGTCGACGTGCCTGATGAACGGCGTGCGCACCGGCCGGAAACCCGTGGCCCACGGGTGTCGATCCGCCGACTCCTGCGCATCGACACCCGGTGGGACGTGCCGACGCCGCAGAGGTCCGGCGACGAGGCCGGCAGGCGGATCCGCTACCGGCGGGTGTGCGCTCGCCTCCGGGACCGGCTACCGGTCCCCCGGCGGCTGCTGGCCGTCGTGCCGGACGGCGACGAGATCGCCCGCCGGGCCGCCGAGCAGCTCGTCGCCGAGGCCGAGGGCGATCCGCTGCTGCGGGTGGTGGAGGTTTCGGTGGACCGGCCGATGGTGCCGGACAGCGGCACCGAGTCCGGTGCCCTGGTTGTCCTCAGTGCGGGCAGCTGGACCAAGGAGGAGCTCGCCGGCCTCGCCGAGGCGTGTGCGGACGGCAGGCACGAGGTCGTCGGCATCGTCGTCGCCGGCCCGGTCCTGGCCCGTCCCACACGGTCTGCCGACGGTCCTCCGGACAGCGCCGCCCCGGCGCTCGCGGTTCGCGACCACGCGACGGGAGGTCCGGTGTGA
- a CDS encoding Wzz/FepE/Etk N-terminal domain-containing protein: MTTSTTSESSAATPLFDLQALVVSVRRRRRLWSSMALLGLLAGLAVAVLLPPRPAAVTKVLVAHKEDQPNDTGTLIRTDVALLGTTRIADKALQSLNSPEKPEDFMEDYRGTGLTNNLLQIDVTGDSDAEAVARAKALADAFVADHVRRMRETAKAEAKALLDQRDRMRDELAQVNREIGDQSPESDPEASASIESLFARRAELNSRIADFDQRAAEARTGTPKIITGTQIVDAPRAVRHSLPKAAVTNSAIGLVLGLVLGLALAAVGTVVADRPVLRRDIAANLGASVIAELPRRPGRLWQRRRTRTTRERLTATLARTVRGSTEPVSLLELGCARSTSVIALDLAGALGAEGPVVIIDDLPGPQLAKRRQKPGDPTVVSGERAAAVSHQERRIGVGSVAPGTAWTDLQHLGSQTVLVVRAGHGSAAWLHTVARQLADQRIPVIGVVLIDPDPRDRTDGTLWDGLHNALRGRTERPVRQNGTGRRRTERQPMPAARVPDDDQEVR, translated from the coding sequence GTGACGACGAGCACGACTTCGGAGTCGTCGGCAGCCACTCCGCTCTTCGACCTGCAGGCGCTGGTGGTGTCGGTGCGCAGGCGCCGCCGCCTCTGGAGCTCCATGGCGCTCCTGGGGCTGCTGGCCGGCCTGGCGGTGGCGGTCCTGCTGCCGCCGCGGCCGGCCGCGGTGACCAAGGTGCTGGTCGCGCACAAGGAGGACCAGCCGAACGACACCGGAACGCTGATCCGCACCGACGTCGCGCTGCTGGGGACCACACGGATCGCCGACAAGGCCCTGCAGTCCCTCAACTCCCCGGAAAAACCCGAGGACTTCATGGAGGACTACCGGGGTACCGGCCTGACCAACAACCTGCTGCAGATCGATGTGACGGGTGACAGCGACGCGGAAGCGGTGGCCCGGGCCAAGGCACTGGCCGACGCGTTCGTCGCGGACCATGTGAGGCGGATGCGGGAAACCGCGAAGGCCGAGGCCAAGGCCCTGCTCGACCAGCGTGACCGCATGCGGGACGAACTCGCCCAGGTCAACCGGGAGATCGGAGACCAGTCGCCGGAGAGCGACCCGGAAGCGTCGGCGAGCATCGAGTCCCTCTTCGCCCGCCGGGCCGAGCTCAACTCGCGAATCGCCGACTTCGACCAGCGCGCGGCGGAGGCGCGCACAGGCACGCCCAAGATCATCACAGGCACGCAGATCGTGGACGCCCCCCGCGCGGTGCGGCACTCCCTGCCCAAGGCCGCGGTCACCAACTCCGCGATCGGGCTCGTCCTCGGGCTCGTCCTCGGCCTCGCGCTCGCCGCGGTCGGCACGGTGGTGGCGGACCGCCCCGTGCTGCGCCGGGACATCGCGGCGAACCTGGGCGCCTCGGTCATCGCGGAGCTGCCCCGCCGGCCGGGCAGACTGTGGCAGCGCCGACGGACCCGGACGACACGCGAACGGCTCACCGCGACCCTTGCCCGCACCGTCCGCGGCTCCACGGAACCGGTGTCGCTGCTGGAACTGGGCTGCGCGCGCAGCACGAGCGTGATCGCCCTGGACCTCGCCGGGGCACTGGGGGCGGAGGGGCCAGTGGTCATCATCGATGATCTGCCCGGACCGCAGCTCGCGAAGCGCCGCCAGAAGCCAGGAGACCCCACCGTGGTCAGCGGCGAGCGAGCCGCGGCCGTGTCGCATCAGGAGCGCCGGATCGGCGTCGGCTCGGTGGCGCCCGGCACTGCCTGGACCGACCTGCAGCACCTCGGCAGCCAGACCGTGCTCGTCGTGCGTGCCGGGCACGGCAGCGCCGCGTGGCTGCACACCGTGGCGCGGCAGCTCGCGGACCAGCGGATTCCGGTGATCGGCGTGGTGCTGATCGACCCCGATCCGCGCGACCGGACCGACGGCACGCTGTGGGACGGGCTGCACAACGCGCTGCGCGGCCGGACCGAGCGGCCGGTCCGGCAGAACGGGACGGGCCGGCGGCGCACGGAGCGGCAGCCGATGCCGGCCGCACGGGTCCCGGACGACGACCAGGAGGTGCGGTAG
- a CDS encoding glycosyltransferase family 4 protein — translation MLGDRSFEDTAGGAGSNRRALVLVENLSVPFDRRVWQECTTLRDAGWEVHVICPRGEKRDTEPEAEIDGVRIHRYPLRAATGGPAGYLREYGSALWHTARLARKVGPVDVVHACNPPDLLFLPALWLKRRGARFVFDQHDLVPELYLSRFDRGEDLLYRAVCALERRTYRAADVVLATNESYRDVAIRRGGQRAEDVFVVRSAPQTDRFQPVPPEPELKRGKSHLLCYLGVMGPQDGVDYALRALAKLRDEFGRTDWHAVFVGSGDAFDAMVELSRKLGLSEQVQFTGRVPDADLVRYLSTADVCLSPDPRNPLNDVSTMNKVLEYMAMGRPIVSFDLREARVSAGDAAVYAPANDEAEFAKLITVLLDDPEKRARMGGIGQERISGQLSWRNSQASLLAAYAAACRDHTPVSSREPVRARRRQRP, via the coding sequence TTGCTTGGTGACAGATCGTTTGAAGACACGGCCGGCGGCGCCGGTTCGAACCGGCGCGCGCTGGTCCTGGTGGAGAACCTGTCGGTGCCGTTCGACCGGCGGGTGTGGCAGGAGTGCACGACGCTGCGCGACGCGGGCTGGGAGGTGCACGTCATCTGTCCCCGGGGGGAGAAGCGGGACACGGAGCCGGAGGCGGAGATCGACGGGGTGCGGATCCACCGCTACCCGTTGCGCGCGGCCACCGGAGGGCCGGCCGGCTATCTGCGGGAGTACGGATCGGCGTTGTGGCACACGGCCCGGCTGGCCCGCAAGGTCGGCCCGGTCGACGTGGTCCACGCCTGCAACCCGCCCGACCTGCTGTTCCTGCCGGCACTGTGGCTGAAGCGGCGCGGGGCGCGGTTCGTCTTCGACCAGCACGACCTGGTACCCGAGCTGTACCTCTCCCGGTTCGACCGCGGCGAGGATCTGCTCTACCGCGCCGTGTGCGCGCTGGAACGGCGGACCTACCGGGCCGCGGACGTCGTACTCGCCACGAACGAGAGCTACCGGGACGTCGCGATCCGCCGTGGCGGTCAACGCGCCGAGGACGTTTTCGTGGTGCGCAGCGCGCCCCAGACCGACCGGTTCCAACCGGTGCCGCCCGAGCCTGAGTTGAAGCGCGGCAAGTCTCATCTGCTGTGCTACCTCGGCGTCATGGGCCCGCAGGACGGCGTCGACTACGCCTTGCGCGCCCTCGCGAAGCTGCGCGACGAGTTCGGGCGGACCGACTGGCACGCGGTGTTCGTCGGCTCCGGCGACGCCTTCGACGCGATGGTGGAGCTGTCCCGGAAGCTCGGTCTCTCCGAACAGGTGCAGTTCACCGGGCGCGTTCCGGACGCCGACCTGGTGCGCTACCTGTCCACCGCGGACGTGTGCCTCTCCCCCGACCCGCGCAATCCGCTCAACGACGTGTCGACCATGAACAAGGTCCTGGAGTACATGGCGATGGGCCGGCCGATCGTCTCGTTCGACCTCCGGGAGGCGCGAGTCTCCGCCGGTGACGCCGCTGTCTACGCGCCCGCCAACGACGAGGCCGAATTCGCCAAGCTCATCACGGTGCTCCTCGACGATCCGGAGAAGCGGGCCCGGATGGGCGGCATCGGCCAGGAGCGGATCAGCGGGCAGCTTTCCTGGCGGAACTCGCAGGCATCGCTGCTCGCCGCCTACGCCGCCGCCTGCCGTGACCACACTCCGGTGTCGTCGCGCGAGCCGGTCCGGGCACGGAGGAGGCAGCGCCCTTGA